The genomic DNA CAGTGGTTTCCATAGCAACGCCTGAGgcggaagaaaaaaagaactccGTAGCTCgacttctgttttgtttgctgCAACTGTGATGaatgattattgattaataaTGGAACCCTAACGCAGCTTTAATGagtttacatttgttttcaccGTTTGATGGGACAAACGTTAGTCGTGTTTGCAGACGACGACTTTGTGTCCGTAGAAGCTGGAGTTTTTTTCCCGCAGTAGAAACAGACGGTCTGTAAGATGACATAGAACTTCtttatattttcagtatttgtctatcaaaataaaagcatgctgGGAGGAGTTAAACGCTTCACGCCGCCACGGGTGTGGATCAGTGTTTGGAGACGGATTATAATCTGTGACGGATTAACAGACGCTGAGATCATCGCATCTAAAATCTGATGTGGATTTTGTGAATCTGAAAGATTAAAGTCTAGACTGGAAAATTTTTTCCAGGAAGTCAGGAGTTTGTTTCTGGAGTCGTGATGCAGCTCTGGTTGTTTTCCAGGTTTGTGTCTGTTCGTAAACCTGGTAGTTCTTCTGGTTTGGGGGGGTTCCTTTGGCTGTTTGTCCTGATCATGTGACTCTTTGACCATGTGACTCCATGTGCCCCCCCCTGCAGCTTTCAGCCTGGACGCCGAGCAGCCCGACTACGACCTGGACACGGACGACGACGCCTTCGTCAacaagctgaagaagaagatggagatcAGCTTCCTGCAGTTCGAGGAGATGATCGACCGGCTGGAGAAAGGCAGCGGGCAGCAGGTGGGTGTCGGTTCACAGCCCCCCCTCGGCGCCCGTCACACCGGAACACGCCCTAACCCCCTACCTTCTCCCGGTGTGTTCCAGCTGGTCAGCCTCCCGGAGGccaagctgctgctgaaggaggACGACGAGCTGATCAAGGAGGTGTTCGACTACTGGAGCCGCAAGAGGAAAAGCAGCAAAGCCAACTCACTCATCCCCACCGTCAAGCAGGAGAAGCGGGACGGCTCCAGCACCAGCGACCCCTACGTGGCGTTCAGGCGGCGCACCGAGAAGATGCAGACCAGGAAGGTCAGTGGACGTTCGTTCAGGAAGAGACGTTCAGGTTCACGGCCCGGAGAGGACTGTTGGGTCAGGCGAGTGAACTGTGGTGAACGCAGCGCAGCGTGAAACCTCAGCGCAGTGGAAACGCTTTGAAGGGTTACTGATGCCACCTACTGGTCGTTTAGAGAACCGCCTGTCTGGATtaaagtagaacctggagatacaaGTTCAATTTGTTTCGTGACTGAACTCttaaatcaaactaaaatgTTAATCTGTTCCAGGATGTAAAAAACTctccaaaccccctaaattatgaaaaaacaacatatttttatcaaccaatagacgcacagattttacctgtgtataattatatatgttaCGTAAGCAATGGTAAAGAGTGAAAACAAACgaaaaagtcacgagaacacacgagctacgtcttcactccaccaacgagaacgtgATCcgttctcactgatgttgtatccatccgccaactagcggtggttCCTGTCGGTTGAAGCGTCGCTCTGATCTCCGCCCTTCGTCCCGCAGAACCGTAAGAACGACGAGGCGTCCTACGAGAAGATGCTGAAGCTGCGGCGCGACCTGAGCCGCGCCGTCACCATCCTGGAGATGATCAAGAGGCGGGAGAAGAGCAAGAGGGAGCTGCTGCACCTCACGCTGGAGATCTTCGAGAAGAGGTGAGCGACGGTCGGACGAAGGGTCGGTCGGACGAGGGAAACGTCTGAGCCTTCCGTTCGTGATtgtttctgattggtcctcCAGAAACGTGATGTCGGACTTTGGTGGCGAGGTGATGGCGGAGGTCCTGGCGGAGCGGGCGCTGGTGCGGCCCCAGATCATCCCCCTGGTGCCCCTCACCAACCAGTACCGACACcaagaccaccaggaccacaaAGACTACAAGTCCAAGGTGAGCTGGTGTTCCGCTCAGGGGGTTCCCTCTCAAGCCCCCGCCCCGCCACTCACGGTTTCCCTTCTACAGGCCGATAAAATGGAGGCCCCCCGCCAGAAGAGGAAGTATGAGAAGAAGCAGCGGGCCCCGCCCCTCTCGTCgggcccccaccaccaccaccactcggGTCCGGCCGTCTTCAACGCCAAGGACCTCAACCAGTACGACTTCCCCAGCTCCGACGACGAGCCCTTCTCCCAGGTGAGACGCATGACCGCCCCACTcccccaggtagtgggtggctCCACGATAACGTTTGACctctgtccccccccctccccagctgcACTCTGGGTCGTCAGAGGCCGAGGAGGAGAACGACCCGGACGGCGCCTTCGCGTTCCGCCGGAAGGCCGGCTGCCAGTACCTCGCCGTAAGTCCACAACGTGGCGCTTCCCTGATGGTTACCGCGGTAACGGGTTCCATCATTAAACCAGTGCGTCTGCCCCCCATCCATCCCCCCCCCAGGCTCGTCAGGACCGGGTGGGGAGCTGGCCCTGGGAGGACGGCCTGGCGGAGGCGCGCTACCGCTACAGCCTCACCACGCTCACCGTGCCGCGCCGCTGCCTCGGCCTGGCCCGGCGGCGCGTGGGACGAGGCGGCAGGTCGGTCCGACTCGCCGGGGATTGTGGGTAATCGACCTCCCAGCTGCTCGACCTACTAACCCCCCCCGTCTCGCCCTCAGGGTGCTGCTGGACCGGGCGTCGACCGACTGCGACAACGTTTTTCACGGACTGGACCCCGACAGGCTGGACCCGCCCCCTCCCGACCCGCCCACAGCGACCCCCCCCAACAGGATCTCCAGTACCTCAGACACAAATACCTCAGACCGAAGCggctccgccccctgccccTCCCCCAGGGACCTCAGTCAGCTCCTGTTGGACATCAAGGCGTGCCGATGGCGCCACTTCCGCCCGCGGACGCTCCCCCCCCACCAGCTGGACGACGCCCACCCGCTCTTCAGGAAGCTGAGTCGCGGCCCAAAGCGCCACGCCCCTGTCTCCGCCCATGCCCCTATCTCCGCCCCCTCCGCTGCCGGGAGGCAGCCGTTTGGCTCCCAACGCCCGGCGAGGGTCGTCCCTCCGCCCCCACCCGCCGCCCGTAAGTGGATCCCTCCGGCGCCACATCTTGTCATTATTTCCCAAGatgcatttgtgttgttgttgactgTAGGGCGTGTCCTACATTTCCATGAGGACACGCCCTGTTTATGACGTTGCTTGTATGCTAAAGAATGAGATGCTGCTGATTGGATGAAATAGGCATGGGGGCGGGTGTTTGGAatggaggtgggcggggccacatgtgttttttctaatgcccctgtccccccccccctccagcgtTCACGGCTGAGCAGTTCCAGCAGCATCAGGAGCAGCTGGTCCTGATgcagaagcagcagctggagcagcagcagcgagcCAATAGCAGCACGGCATCCAGCTCATACGTGAGTCTCCTCCCACTCCACCCGGCGCCGTTCCGTCCCGCCTCCGTCTGGTTCTGAACTCTCCTCCCCCCCGACAGAGCCTGGCGAACACGTTGGACCAGGCCAGCGCTCAGTTCGCCGCGTCCGCCCTTATCACCGCCGACCAGCTGCTGGCACTCAAAACCAAGGAGGAGCTCGCCCTGGGAGGCGGAGTCAACGGCGTCCTCTCCCCCTCAGGTAAGCTGTTCAGGGCGGAGCCAATCAGACGTAGCTACACAAAGCTAGCAAAGAGCAGATCGTTCAAATCTCGACCTTTTTGACCCCTCCCAGGTGTCTACAAGGGCTTGCATCTCTCGAGCACAACGTCCCCGCCCCCCACCGCCCCGGCTCCTCCCACTGCCCCTCTGACACCGACCTCGCTCCACCCCTGCAACGCCCCCGGTTCCACCGCGGTGACCAGCAACAACAACGGCACCACCCGCCCCGCCGCCACTCaggtcctgctgggaaacaacaacaacctccgCCTGGGCGTCTCCCCCGCCACGCGCATCTACGCCCCCCGGACCTTGAGCGCCACCGTGTCCACGTCCGCCTTAAAGCTCGCTCACGCCGCCACCGCCAACTGTCAGAAGCCCAAGGTCGCCACGGCGACTGCCTCGCCGCTGGACATCGTGCCCAGGTGAGAAACGCTGACTGGTCGACGGCGGAGTCGCTTTAAGAGGCGCAAACAAAGACCGCGTCTGCTTTGTCGCCCCCTGCAGGGAGAACCACGAACAAGACAAGCCAGCACTGAACAGTCTGTCGGAGAACACAGTCGCCATGGAGGTCACGTAGCCTCGCGCTCgccgccccgccccctgctggggcgCGCCGGGACGCCACACTACTGtcggctgtttgttttttttgttttttttaggtgcTATGCATCGTTAGCCGTGAAATCAAATGGTGGCCAAATGAGCACGCAAGACtgggtttccatggtaactgtTTTGGGACTATTGCAATGCTCGTCTCGTACAATTTCTGCCCCCTCCCGCCCCTCCCCTCTTTGTTACTGTTAATACGAAATCGTCTGTAAATTAATATGGCAATTCTATGTACAGTACTGCATATTTGTAAGACCCCGCCCCCTTCTTGTATATAACATTACTTGAATACGGAATTGTTcatttgtgatgttttgcactcgagatataaaaaaaaaagaaaaaaaatcccaaattaaaaaagagaaaacgaCAAACTACAACTGGTGCGAGTTTGAGGTGTGGGCGTCGACCAGAGGGATGACATCACAAGAGGCGGACCTGCTGTTCATCTATTTATTGTGCCGTGTTTACAAGTTTCCTTTAccccttgtttttattttatttttttatatatacactgtaaCCACCCCAACCactaccccctcccccccacaacCAACCCCCACGACCCACCCACCAGTCCTGAGCCGTAGTCTGTGTTGggatgaatgtttttgctttatatatacatatacatatatgtgtatataatatatagatctatgtatatatagatgtgtgtatgtatatacagtatatgcatatgtatatacatgtagaatatgtatatatgtgtatgcatatatgtatacacgtatatacatatttatgtgAATATATGtctatatacacatatatatgtgtgtatatacacaaacacatgtatgtatacatgtgtgtatataaaaatatgaaatgtgggTGTGGCTATGGCCGGAGGGGGCGTGCCTGTCAGCTCTGTCGGATGAGCGTTGGTCGGGTGTGGGCCGGCTCCTCAAAAGATCTTCCATTCTTTTAAAATTCTTGAGACAAgtaacaaaaagaaacagaatgaagactttcccagaatgctttgctgCTTCTGAATTAcgaaagcacttttttttttttttttaatcttttttttctggttcaCAACAAAGTTTTGTTTCCTCCCCAAGAAAATTCTCCTaatttttaacaaatatttttgtacGTCCTGTTTTCCTCATTCGTTTGTTGGTCTTTAAAGAACTaagggagtaaaaaaaaataaaaaatgcagtaaCTGACATTATCATTCCAGCTTTGACATGACGCGGCAGAAAACTTGTACTGATTAAAACGAAGGTTTGTCTCTTTTCGGACTCCAGATCGCTGTGAGGTCGTCGTCGGGTGCCTTCATTTGAGAACCAACACAGAACCTTAAAGCTGCTCtcttctgtgaagagtttggtACTGAACTCGGCTACTTGTAGTTTTTCTGTCTGTACCACAATCCAGATCCCATTCCAGTGACCCGGAGTCATGACGTTTTGTTTTCGTagacc from Antennarius striatus isolate MH-2024 chromosome 18, ASM4005453v1, whole genome shotgun sequence includes the following:
- the LOC137611987 gene encoding enhancer of polycomb homolog 1-like isoform X1: MSKLSFRARALDASKPLPVFRCEDLPDLHEYASINRAVPQMPTGMEKEEESEHHLQRAISAQQVYGEKRDNMVIPVPEAGSNITYYESLYPGEYKMPKQLIHIQPFSLDAEQPDYDLDTDDDAFVNKLKKKMEISFLQFEEMIDRLEKGSGQQVGVGSQPPLGARHTGTRPNPLPSPGVFQLVSLPEAKLLLKEDDELIKEVFDYWSRKRKSSKANSLIPTVKQEKRDGSSTSDPYVAFRRRTEKMQTRKNRKNDEASYEKMLKLRRDLSRAVTILEMIKRREKSKRELLHLTLEIFEKRNVMSDFGGEVMAEVLAERALVRPQIIPLVPLTNQYRHQDHQDHKDYKSKADKMEAPRQKRKYEKKQRAPPLSSGPHHHHHSGPAVFNAKDLNQYDFPSSDDEPFSQLHSGSSEAEEENDPDGAFAFRRKAGCQYLAARQDRVGSWPWEDGLAEARYRYSLTTLTVPRRCLGLARRRVGRGGRVLLDRASTDCDNVFHGLDPDRLDPPPPDPPTATPPNRISSTSDTNTSDRSGSAPCPSPRDLSQLLLDIKACRWRHFRPRTLPPHQLDDAHPLFRKLSRGPKRHAPVSAHAPISAPSAAGRQPFGSQRPARVVPPPPPAAPFTAEQFQQHQEQLVLMQKQQLEQQQRANSSTASSSYSLANTLDQASAQFAASALITADQLLALKTKEELALGGGVNGVLSPSGVYKGLHLSSTTSPPPTAPAPPTAPLTPTSLHPCNAPGSTAVTSNNNGTTRPAATQVLLGNNNNLRLGVSPATRIYAPRTLSATVSTSALKLAHAATANCQKPKVATATASPLDIVPRENHEQDKPALNSLSENTVAMEVT
- the LOC137611987 gene encoding enhancer of polycomb homolog 1-like isoform X3; the encoded protein is MVIPVPEAGSNITYYESLYPGEYKMPKQLIHIQPFSLDAEQPDYDLDTDDDAFVNKLKKKMEISFLQFEEMIDRLEKGSGQQLVSLPEAKLLLKEDDELIKEVFDYWSRKRKSSKANSLIPTVKQEKRDGSSTSDPYVAFRRRTEKMQTRKNRKNDEASYEKMLKLRRDLSRAVTILEMIKRREKSKRELLHLTLEIFEKRNVMSDFGGEVMAEVLAERALVRPQIIPLVPLTNQYRHQDHQDHKDYKSKADKMEAPRQKRKYEKKQRAPPLSSGPHHHHHSGPAVFNAKDLNQYDFPSSDDEPFSQLHSGSSEAEEENDPDGAFAFRRKAGCQYLAARQDRVGSWPWEDGLAEARYRYSLTTLTVPRRCLGLARRRVGRGGRVLLDRASTDCDNVFHGLDPDRLDPPPPDPPTATPPNRISSTSDTNTSDRSGSAPCPSPRDLSQLLLDIKACRWRHFRPRTLPPHQLDDAHPLFRKLSRGPKRHAPVSAHAPISAPSAAGRQPFGSQRPARVVPPPPPAAPFTAEQFQQHQEQLVLMQKQQLEQQQRANSSTASSSYSLANTLDQASAQFAASALITADQLLALKTKEELALGGGVNGVLSPSGVYKGLHLSSTTSPPPTAPAPPTAPLTPTSLHPCNAPGSTAVTSNNNGTTRPAATQVLLGNNNNLRLGVSPATRIYAPRTLSATVSTSALKLAHAATANCQKPKVATATASPLDIVPRENHEQDKPALNSLSENTVAMEVT
- the LOC137611987 gene encoding enhancer of polycomb homolog 1-like isoform X2, with amino-acid sequence MSKLSFRARALDASKPLPVFRCEDLPDLHEYASINRAVPQMPTGMEKEEESEHHLQRAISAQQVYGEKRDNMVIPVPEAGSNITYYESLYPGEYKMPKQLIHIQPFSLDAEQPDYDLDTDDDAFVNKLKKKMEISFLQFEEMIDRLEKGSGQQLVSLPEAKLLLKEDDELIKEVFDYWSRKRKSSKANSLIPTVKQEKRDGSSTSDPYVAFRRRTEKMQTRKNRKNDEASYEKMLKLRRDLSRAVTILEMIKRREKSKRELLHLTLEIFEKRNVMSDFGGEVMAEVLAERALVRPQIIPLVPLTNQYRHQDHQDHKDYKSKADKMEAPRQKRKYEKKQRAPPLSSGPHHHHHSGPAVFNAKDLNQYDFPSSDDEPFSQLHSGSSEAEEENDPDGAFAFRRKAGCQYLAARQDRVGSWPWEDGLAEARYRYSLTTLTVPRRCLGLARRRVGRGGRVLLDRASTDCDNVFHGLDPDRLDPPPPDPPTATPPNRISSTSDTNTSDRSGSAPCPSPRDLSQLLLDIKACRWRHFRPRTLPPHQLDDAHPLFRKLSRGPKRHAPVSAHAPISAPSAAGRQPFGSQRPARVVPPPPPAAPFTAEQFQQHQEQLVLMQKQQLEQQQRANSSTASSSYSLANTLDQASAQFAASALITADQLLALKTKEELALGGGVNGVLSPSGVYKGLHLSSTTSPPPTAPAPPTAPLTPTSLHPCNAPGSTAVTSNNNGTTRPAATQVLLGNNNNLRLGVSPATRIYAPRTLSATVSTSALKLAHAATANCQKPKVATATASPLDIVPRENHEQDKPALNSLSENTVAMEVT